In Ruminiclostridium papyrosolvens DSM 2782, the following proteins share a genomic window:
- the putP gene encoding sodium/proline symporter PutP: MGADTTKIFIAMCSYMVLVIGIGIYFAKRANESSENYFIGGRSLGPWVAAMSAEASDMSGWLLMGLPGVAYWCGLSDAVWTAIGLAVGTYINWLIVAKRLRRYSTVAGDSITIPDYFSNRFKEKRKVLMTIAALFILVFFTVYASSCFVTVGKLFSTLFGIKYQYMMIAGAAFVIIYTFLGGFLAESVSDFMQGVVMIFALCTILVVGVHTAGGISGVLDNVKQIPGFLDFFGIAQPETVKGVQQLGSNGNPLFGDAGKYGFLTIISTLSWGLGYFGVPQVLLRFMAIRKVDELGKSRRIATIWCAISLFAAVVLGIIGRSLYPAELLTKSASEGIFIVLSSNLLPALLAGIVMAGILAATISSSDSYLLIAASAFSKNIYQGIMKKEANDKQVMTVSRITLVLVALIGVIIALDENSIIFKVVAFAWAGFGATFGPIMLFSLFWKRTTRAGAIAGMLTGGGMVFVWSLLIKPMGGIFGIYELFPAFVLSCIAIVLFSLMSDAPSKEIQDDFELAKTLEC, from the coding sequence ATGGGGGCTGATACAACCAAAATTTTTATTGCCATGTGCTCTTACATGGTATTGGTTATTGGTATTGGGATTTATTTTGCAAAGCGTGCTAATGAGAGCAGTGAGAACTATTTTATAGGTGGAAGGTCACTGGGACCGTGGGTAGCTGCTATGAGTGCGGAAGCTTCGGATATGAGCGGGTGGCTCTTAATGGGTCTGCCTGGAGTAGCATATTGGTGTGGACTTAGTGATGCTGTATGGACTGCAATAGGTCTGGCAGTAGGAACCTACATAAACTGGCTGATTGTAGCAAAAAGACTCAGAAGATATTCAACTGTAGCAGGGGATTCTATTACAATTCCAGACTATTTCAGCAATAGATTCAAAGAAAAAAGAAAGGTGCTAATGACTATAGCAGCGCTTTTCATACTGGTATTCTTTACTGTTTATGCATCAAGCTGCTTTGTTACTGTAGGTAAGCTTTTTAGTACCTTATTCGGAATAAAGTATCAATACATGATGATTGCAGGAGCGGCATTTGTTATTATATATACCTTTTTAGGAGGCTTTCTTGCAGAAAGCGTATCAGACTTTATGCAGGGAGTTGTTATGATATTTGCTCTGTGTACTATTCTGGTAGTGGGAGTACATACGGCAGGAGGTATCTCAGGTGTTCTTGACAATGTCAAACAAATACCAGGCTTTCTGGATTTCTTCGGAATTGCTCAGCCTGAAACAGTCAAAGGTGTTCAGCAGTTGGGAAGCAACGGAAATCCCTTATTTGGAGATGCAGGCAAATACGGTTTCCTTACAATAATATCAACTCTTTCATGGGGGTTAGGTTATTTTGGAGTACCTCAGGTATTGCTTAGATTTATGGCTATCAGAAAAGTTGACGAACTGGGAAAATCAAGAAGGATTGCCACTATTTGGTGCGCAATATCCCTGTTTGCGGCAGTAGTATTAGGTATTATAGGCAGAAGCCTGTATCCTGCTGAATTGCTGACGAAGAGTGCGTCTGAAGGTATATTCATAGTATTATCCTCCAATTTACTTCCTGCACTTCTGGCAGGTATAGTTATGGCTGGGATTCTTGCAGCTACCATTAGTTCGTCAGATTCCTACCTGCTTATAGCAGCTTCTGCTTTTTCAAAAAATATTTATCAGGGTATTATGAAGAAGGAAGCCAACGACAAGCAGGTTATGACGGTTTCACGTATCACACTTGTACTGGTTGCGCTTATAGGTGTAATCATTGCATTGGATGAAAACAGTATCATATTTAAGGTTGTTGCATTTGCATGGGCAGGATTTGGAGCAACCTTTGGCCCTATCATGTTGTTTTCACTGTTCTGGAAGAGAACCACAAGAGCAGGTGCTATTGCCGGAATGCTTACAGGCGGAGGAATGGTTTTTGTATGGTCATTGCTTATAAAGCCAATGGGCGGGATTTTTGGTATTTATGAACTGTTTCCGGCATTCGTTCTGTCCTGTATTGCCATTGTACTGTTTTCACTTATGTCAGATGCACCTTCAAAAGAAATTCAGGATGATTTTGAACTGGCAAAGACATTGGAGTGCTAA
- a CDS encoding NUDIX domain-containing protein yields MDGKKDENTNWCQSVGGIVLKGNEVLLVRHTYGAGKGKLIIPGGYVKINETPQDALCREVLEETTVIAKTTGLVGVRFNLKDWYAVFLMDYVEGTPNSDNRENSEALFMDIHEAVKSPDVPDLTRVILQGVIENKANAFENKPFVSREKHGEYSFYGI; encoded by the coding sequence GTGGACGGAAAAAAAGATGAGAACACAAACTGGTGTCAATCCGTAGGAGGAATCGTATTAAAAGGAAATGAAGTACTCCTGGTTCGACATACGTATGGAGCAGGTAAGGGAAAACTTATTATTCCCGGCGGATACGTTAAAATCAACGAAACACCACAGGACGCATTATGCAGAGAGGTTTTAGAGGAAACTACCGTTATTGCAAAAACAACGGGGTTGGTAGGCGTACGATTTAATTTAAAAGACTGGTATGCAGTGTTTCTGATGGATTATGTTGAAGGAACACCAAATTCAGATAACAGAGAAAACAGTGAGGCTTTGTTTATGGATATACACGAAGCTGTAAAGTCTCCCGATGTACCTGACTTGACAAGAGTAATCCTGCAGGGGGTTATAGAAAACAAAGCTAATGCATTTGAAAATAAACCTTTTGTTTCTCGTGAGAAACATGGAGAATACTCATTTTACGGAATCTAA
- a CDS encoding glycoside hydrolase family 9 protein — translation MRKKFLKTTSFMLITSLLLSLFIYAPTTAKAATSPRVGGSFYNYGEAMQKSILFYKANRLGDLPDNYVLPYRGDAAMTDGKDVGLDLTGGWADAGDGIKFTHPMSYAAGQLGWAVYEYRDAFEKSGQLDDILDEIKWATDFFIKAHPSPDVLYYMCGYEESDHSVWIPHEMLDYKTDRKSFKVDPTTPGSDVAGQTAAALAIASIIFEPTNPTYAETCLTHAKQLFKFADTYRGKNPLKSLYPSGSYVDDLAWGAIWLYIKTQDATYLDKAKSILPATVLGGQHTHCWDDVSYGAALKIAQASHDESYAAMVEKNLDYWMPGTGMKYTPGGLAWLSQWGSLRYATTAAFLAFVWSDDKTIGTASKKQTYHDFAERQINYALGDNPRGGSYEVGFGENAPEHPHHRTAHGSWTSMLNVPTFHRHILYGALVGGPSSDDSWKDDIKDYTLNEVATDYNAGFVGCLAKMYGMYGGNPLENWPKPEDFRSPQDNLNEYFTRGWIIYEGYGKLKVMFQINNRSAWPATMKDKMSTRYFMDLSEIFEAGGTVDDVELTLEDSQGAKLIGLKQYKDNIYYFTLDFTGTQIMPAEWEMCEKDATVQIEYKKGVGSNKNDWSYQNLSGPPDFDAVSFAGMSKYIPVYDNGKLLWGEEPEGGTPEIKYGDINDDGNVDAIDLALLKKIIMGNTSGNVNLAAADFNKDGDINSIDYAALKSYLQRGY, via the coding sequence ATGAGGAAAAAATTCCTTAAAACAACCAGTTTCATGCTAATCACGTCACTGCTGTTGTCACTCTTTATTTATGCTCCGACAACTGCAAAAGCAGCAACTTCGCCACGTGTGGGAGGCTCATTTTACAATTATGGCGAAGCTATGCAGAAGTCAATTCTCTTTTACAAAGCTAATCGACTTGGAGATTTACCGGACAACTATGTTCTGCCGTACAGAGGAGATGCTGCAATGACTGACGGCAAGGATGTAGGCCTTGACCTGACAGGTGGATGGGCAGATGCAGGAGACGGAATCAAATTTACGCACCCTATGTCATATGCTGCAGGACAATTGGGATGGGCTGTTTACGAATATCGTGACGCCTTTGAAAAGTCAGGGCAGCTGGACGATATCCTTGATGAGATAAAATGGGCTACGGACTTCTTTATAAAGGCACACCCAAGCCCGGATGTGTTGTATTACATGTGTGGCTACGAGGAATCAGACCATTCTGTATGGATACCCCATGAGATGCTGGATTACAAAACCGACAGAAAGTCCTTTAAGGTTGATCCTACGACACCGGGGTCGGATGTAGCAGGCCAAACGGCTGCAGCATTGGCTATTGCATCAATTATATTTGAGCCTACAAACCCCACGTATGCCGAAACCTGTCTGACACATGCAAAGCAGCTCTTTAAGTTTGCTGATACATACAGAGGTAAAAATCCTCTGAAATCACTATATCCGTCAGGAAGTTATGTGGATGACCTTGCTTGGGGTGCAATCTGGCTGTATATAAAAACACAGGATGCAACATATCTGGATAAGGCAAAGTCAATTCTTCCCGCCACTGTTTTAGGCGGACAACATACACACTGCTGGGATGATGTAAGTTACGGTGCAGCTTTAAAAATAGCCCAGGCAAGTCATGATGAGAGTTATGCTGCGATGGTTGAAAAGAATCTGGATTACTGGATGCCGGGAACAGGAATGAAATATACTCCTGGAGGACTGGCATGGCTTTCGCAATGGGGTTCACTCCGTTACGCAACAACTGCGGCATTTTTAGCATTTGTTTGGTCTGACGACAAAACCATAGGAACTGCTTCTAAAAAGCAGACATATCACGATTTTGCAGAAAGACAGATAAACTATGCACTTGGAGATAATCCCAGAGGAGGCAGCTACGAAGTAGGGTTCGGAGAAAATGCACCTGAACATCCTCACCACAGAACCGCTCATGGTTCTTGGACAAGTATGCTTAATGTCCCAACCTTCCACAGACATATACTTTACGGAGCGTTGGTTGGAGGGCCTTCTTCTGATGACAGCTGGAAGGATGATATCAAAGATTATACCCTCAATGAAGTAGCTACAGATTATAATGCAGGCTTTGTAGGCTGTCTGGCTAAAATGTACGGTATGTACGGAGGAAATCCTCTGGAAAACTGGCCAAAGCCCGAAGATTTCAGGTCACCTCAGGATAACCTGAACGAATATTTTACAAGAGGTTGGATTATATATGAGGGTTATGGCAAACTGAAGGTTATGTTCCAGATTAATAATCGTTCGGCTTGGCCTGCAACAATGAAGGATAAAATGTCAACCCGTTACTTTATGGATTTATCTGAAATATTTGAAGCCGGAGGAACGGTGGATGACGTTGAATTAACCCTTGAGGACAGTCAAGGAGCAAAGCTTATAGGACTGAAGCAATACAAGGATAATATATATTACTTTACCCTTGATTTTACAGGTACACAGATAATGCCGGCAGAGTGGGAAATGTGCGAAAAGGATGCAACAGTACAGATTGAATACAAAAAAGGTGTGGGTTCCAATAAAAACGACTGGTCATACCAGAACCTAAGCGGTCCGCCGGACTTTGATGCAGTATCCTTTGCAGGAATGTCAAAGTACATACCCGTATATGACAACGGTAAGCTCCTTTGGGGAGAAGAACCTGAAGGTGGAACACCTGAAATAAAGTATGGTGACATAAACGATGACGGAAACGTTGATGCAATAGACCTTGCCCTGCTTAAAAAAATAATTATGGGAAATACATCGGGCAACGTCAATTTGGCTGCCGCTGACTTTAACAAGGATGGGGATATAAATTCCATTGATTATGCGGCATTAAAGAGCTATTTACAGAGAGGCTATTAA
- a CDS encoding dienelactone hydrolase family protein: MLSIINNSEDLIILIHEIYGVNGFITDTANRFALYGYDVVCPDLCGLEQPFDYSEEETAYRYFSDNIGFYKGTDIVIALAKQLGSSYNRIFLIGFSVGATIAWLCSEAELFSSVVCCYGSRIRDFTGIAPVCPALLLFPSHEKAFNVRAFASGFKKPGVKVHLLEGNHGFADSYSTGYNEASAKKAFDLIKEFIE; the protein is encoded by the coding sequence ATGTTAAGTATAATTAATAATTCAGAAGATTTAATAATTCTTATACATGAAATTTACGGTGTCAACGGTTTTATAACAGATACCGCCAATAGATTTGCTTTGTACGGCTATGACGTTGTGTGTCCTGATTTGTGTGGTCTGGAGCAACCCTTTGATTATAGTGAAGAAGAGACTGCCTATAGGTATTTCTCTGACAATATAGGTTTTTACAAAGGAACTGATATTGTCATAGCCCTTGCCAAGCAACTTGGGAGCAGCTATAATCGTATCTTTTTGATAGGCTTTAGTGTTGGCGCTACTATTGCATGGCTTTGCAGTGAAGCAGAACTTTTTTCCAGTGTCGTCTGCTGTTATGGCTCAAGAATACGGGATTTCACCGGGATAGCTCCGGTTTGCCCTGCTTTGCTTCTTTTCCCAAGCCATGAGAAAGCCTTTAACGTAAGGGCTTTTGCCAGCGGTTTTAAGAAGCCCGGCGTTAAAGTACATTTATTAGAAGGTAATCACGGCTTTGCAGATTCTTATTCAACCGGCTACAATGAGGCTTCTGCAAAGAAGGCTTTTGATTTGATTAAAGAGTTTATAGAATAA
- a CDS encoding C-GCAxxG-C-C family protein yields METKSEKARLLFENGYNCSQAVFGAFCDDIGIEFKSALRIASSFGGGMGRLREVCGAVSGMFMVAGMIYGYDEPKDAEGKKEHYKLIQELAQRFTTVNGTIVCRELLGLGKGPDNPIPEERTESYYKRRPCSEYVKCAAEIMEQYISQKKAEALSE; encoded by the coding sequence ATGGAAACAAAATCAGAAAAGGCCCGGCTGCTGTTTGAAAATGGATATAACTGCTCACAGGCGGTCTTTGGAGCTTTTTGCGATGACATAGGAATAGAATTTAAAAGTGCTTTAAGAATAGCATCCTCCTTCGGTGGAGGAATGGGAAGGCTGAGAGAGGTCTGCGGTGCCGTAAGCGGTATGTTCATGGTTGCAGGCATGATATACGGATATGATGAACCAAAGGATGCTGAAGGAAAAAAAGAACATTACAAGCTCATACAGGAGCTTGCTCAAAGGTTTACAACCGTAAATGGAACAATAGTTTGCAGAGAACTGCTAGGACTGGGAAAGGGGCCGGATAACCCTATTCCCGAGGAAAGAACGGAGAGCTATTATAAAAGACGTCCCTGTTCAGAATATGTTAAGTGTGCTGCTGAAATAATGGAGCAATACATAAGTCAGAAAAAAGCGGAGGCTTTGTCAGAATGA
- a CDS encoding heavy metal translocating P-type ATPase, with protein MSKAKKELIRIGAGALVLIIAVAVSFPPYINLAFFLTAYFIIGGDVLWKAIRNIFHGQVFDENFLMSIATVGAFFVGEYPEAVSVMLFYQVGEMFQDYAVNRSRKSISSLMDIRPDYANVKRNGELVTVDPEEVSINEIIVVKAGEKIPLDGKVIEGHSLVDTSALTGESVPREIDVGSDVLSGCINLNGLLTIEVAKEFGESTVSKILDLVENASNKKAKRENFITRFARYYTPVVVIVAVILAVVPPLLVPGATFSDWIYRALTFLVVSCPCALVISIPLGFFGGIGGASKLGILIKGGNYLEALADTELVVFDKTGTLTKGTFKVTDINPVGISDTELLELTAHAESYSNHPISQSLKNAFNSEIDNSRITDVEEIPGHGVKAVIDGKTVYAGNSKLMDKVGATYSHNKTVGTVVHVTINDIYAGYIVISDEIKEDSASAIAKLKACGIHKTVMLTGDAKDVGEAVAKTLGLDEVYTELLPIDKVEKVEKLLAEKSAKGNLAFAGDGINDAPVLSRADIGIAMGGLGSDAAIEAADVVIMNDEPSKIATAIAISKKTLRIVNQNIVFALGVKAIVLAMGAFGISTLWEAVFADVGVSVIAILNSARALRVDNKFK; from the coding sequence ATGAGCAAAGCTAAAAAGGAACTAATTCGTATAGGTGCGGGAGCTTTGGTTTTGATAATTGCAGTAGCAGTATCATTTCCGCCTTATATTAATCTTGCTTTTTTTCTTACAGCCTATTTTATAATCGGCGGAGATGTTTTATGGAAAGCTATTAGGAATATATTTCACGGTCAGGTATTTGATGAAAACTTTTTAATGAGTATTGCAACAGTCGGAGCATTTTTTGTAGGAGAGTATCCCGAAGCTGTTTCCGTAATGCTTTTTTACCAAGTTGGAGAAATGTTTCAGGATTATGCCGTTAACCGCTCCAGAAAATCCATATCTTCATTAATGGACATACGCCCTGATTATGCAAATGTTAAGCGGAATGGGGAGCTTGTTACGGTAGACCCTGAGGAAGTTTCCATAAATGAGATTATAGTTGTTAAAGCCGGCGAAAAGATACCTCTTGACGGTAAAGTCATTGAAGGCCATTCTTTGGTTGATACCTCTGCATTAACAGGGGAATCTGTTCCAAGGGAGATTGATGTGGGGAGCGACGTTTTGAGCGGATGTATAAATCTTAATGGTCTTCTTACAATTGAAGTCGCCAAAGAGTTTGGTGAATCCACCGTCTCTAAAATTCTTGATTTGGTAGAAAATGCAAGCAACAAAAAAGCAAAGCGTGAGAATTTTATTACCAGATTTGCAAGGTATTACACTCCAGTTGTTGTTATAGTGGCAGTCATTCTTGCAGTTGTGCCACCGCTTCTTGTTCCGGGAGCAACCTTCAGTGACTGGATTTACAGGGCATTAACTTTTCTGGTTGTTTCCTGTCCCTGCGCTCTTGTAATTTCTATTCCTCTGGGCTTCTTCGGAGGTATTGGCGGGGCCTCAAAACTTGGGATTCTCATAAAGGGCGGAAACTATCTGGAAGCTCTTGCAGATACGGAACTGGTTGTTTTTGATAAAACAGGAACCCTTACAAAAGGAACCTTTAAGGTTACTGATATTAATCCCGTAGGTATTTCAGATACTGAATTATTGGAGCTTACCGCCCATGCTGAAAGCTATTCAAATCATCCGATTTCTCAGTCTCTAAAAAATGCTTTTAATTCTGAAATTGATAATTCCAGAATTACAGATGTTGAAGAAATACCCGGACATGGTGTCAAGGCAGTTATTGACGGGAAAACAGTATATGCCGGCAATTCCAAGTTAATGGATAAAGTCGGGGCAACTTATTCTCATAATAAAACGGTTGGGACAGTTGTTCACGTAACAATAAATGATATTTACGCAGGATATATAGTTATATCAGATGAAATAAAGGAAGATTCTGCCTCAGCCATTGCAAAACTGAAAGCATGCGGTATACATAAGACCGTAATGCTCACGGGAGATGCTAAGGATGTTGGTGAAGCAGTTGCCAAAACTCTGGGTCTTGATGAGGTATACACTGAACTTCTTCCAATAGACAAGGTTGAAAAGGTTGAAAAGCTCCTTGCTGAAAAATCTGCAAAAGGCAATCTGGCTTTTGCAGGGGACGGTATAAATGATGCTCCTGTTCTTTCAAGGGCAGATATAGGAATTGCAATGGGAGGACTTGGTTCTGACGCTGCTATCGAAGCAGCTGATGTGGTTATTATGAATGATGAACCTTCTAAAATAGCAACTGCCATCGCTATTTCCAAAAAGACCCTTCGCATAGTTAATCAGAATATAGTTTTTGCTCTTGGAGTGAAGGCAATTGTTTTGGCAATGGGTGCCTTCGGAATATCAACTCTTTGGGAGGCGGTATTTGCAGATGTTGGAGTGTCGGTGATAGCTATTCTTAACTCTGCACGTGCTTTAAGAGTAGATAATAAATTTAAATAG
- a CDS encoding cation transporter, with the protein MKKNYRLNNLGCANCASKMEREIGKLDGVNSATVNFMMQKLTIDAVDEGFDDVMASVQKIIKKIEPDCIVKM; encoded by the coding sequence ATGAAAAAAAATTACAGACTTAATAATTTAGGGTGTGCAAACTGTGCTTCTAAAATGGAAAGAGAAATTGGTAAGTTAGATGGCGTTAATAGTGCCACTGTAAACTTTATGATGCAAAAGCTTACTATCGATGCAGTTGATGAGGGTTTTGACGATGTTATGGCATCAGTTCAGAAAATCATAAAAAAAATTGAGCCTGATTGTATTGTAAAGATGTAA
- a CDS encoding ArsR/SmtB family transcription factor: MNTEKDIERCEYICLHENVIDQVLSHLPEETQLYDLAELFKVFGDTTRIKILYVLFQAEMCVCDIAQLLNMSQSAISHQLRILKQAKLVKSRRDGKTIFYSLSDSHVRTIIDQGFEHIEE; the protein is encoded by the coding sequence ATGAATACAGAAAAGGATATTGAACGCTGTGAGTATATATGTCTTCATGAGAATGTGATAGATCAGGTACTGTCACATTTACCTGAAGAAACTCAGTTATATGATCTTGCGGAACTGTTTAAAGTTTTCGGTGATACAACAAGAATCAAGATTCTGTATGTCCTTTTTCAAGCAGAAATGTGTGTCTGCGATATTGCTCAACTGCTGAATATGAGTCAGTCCGCTATTTCTCACCAGTTGCGTATATTAAAGCAGGCAAAGCTGGTTAAATCAAGGCGTGACGGAAAGACTATTTTTTATTCATTGTCAGATTCACATGTAAGAACAATAATTGATCAGGGTTTTGAACATATTGAGGAATAA
- a CDS encoding sporulation peptidase YabG: MAKFHIGDIVIRRSYGGDILFRVVNIKTNFNGLEYYVLRGLSYRIEADSQGDDLVKQDARIAYTRAINELAQVKKSIDSCRPVFKTFLSRIKHRPGRILHIDSAEDFMSQCLDFYKKSKISCSGKWVSENRQPSVVKQYLEAYNPDILVLTGHDGLKKGASNLQSLDSYANSSYFIEAVRIARAYESDPDKLCIFAGACQSYYEAIMQAGANFASSPKRILINALDPAIVAQKVSITDNSVVLASKSVIELTITGSSGIGGRDTRGQMR, translated from the coding sequence TTGGCTAAATTTCATATCGGAGATATTGTTATCAGAAGGTCTTATGGCGGAGACATACTTTTTAGGGTAGTAAACATAAAAACAAACTTTAACGGATTGGAGTACTATGTACTAAGAGGTTTGTCATACAGAATCGAAGCTGATTCACAAGGGGATGACCTTGTTAAGCAGGATGCAAGGATAGCATATACAAGGGCAATAAATGAGCTTGCTCAGGTAAAAAAAAGCATTGATTCTTGCAGGCCTGTATTCAAAACATTTTTGTCGAGAATCAAGCACAGACCGGGTAGAATACTGCATATAGATTCTGCTGAGGATTTTATGAGCCAATGTTTGGACTTCTATAAGAAGAGTAAGATTAGTTGTTCCGGTAAATGGGTAAGCGAAAACAGGCAACCTTCAGTAGTAAAGCAATATCTGGAAGCATACAATCCGGATATACTGGTGCTGACGGGACATGACGGTTTGAAAAAAGGCGCAAGTAATTTACAATCCTTAGATAGCTATGCCAATTCATCATACTTTATTGAAGCTGTAAGAATAGCCAGAGCATATGAGTCCGATCCTGATAAGTTGTGTATATTTGCAGGAGCATGTCAGTCATATTATGAAGCAATTATGCAAGCGGGAGCCAATTTTGCCAGCTCTCCCAAAAGAATACTGATAAATGCTTTAGACCCTGCAATTGTTGCACAGAAAGTGTCCATTACAGACAATTCGGTTGTACTTGCATCTAAGTCAGTAATAGAATTGACAATTACAGGCAGTTCCGGTATAGGAGGAAGAGATACAAGAGGGCAGATGAGATAA
- a CDS encoding DUF350 domain-containing protein, with protein MFEYFSFFLKDLSFSFVILTVGFILGWVIYNNLVLRDVSLKDALFTKDNFAAWIEFIGAFVFPVLYLSSHAIKGAASDNILVDLAVCTGYTVFYVVILTLLRLLSKAIVSLINAEDSHGKVCLNKEICEQKNIGAALFSVTLSVIFVSFIKYIDFIDIIEGEGATILIKVLLFIVFVLIALVCYSMVLRRKTTLFKEIFIDNNSAAGIGLLGFVFAAQTIITGIIDGYATDFEIITVALVIAVCLAIYGIISILFKKIFTAIVKVDVWNEIYEQNNVGAAVGQAALYVGIAMIIVNFIM; from the coding sequence ATGTTTGAATATTTTAGTTTTTTCTTGAAAGACTTGTCATTTAGTTTTGTTATATTAACTGTAGGCTTTATATTGGGGTGGGTTATTTACAATAATCTGGTTCTGAGAGATGTATCTCTTAAAGATGCACTGTTCACCAAGGATAATTTTGCAGCATGGATAGAGTTCATCGGTGCTTTTGTTTTTCCTGTGCTTTATCTGTCATCACATGCCATAAAGGGAGCTGCCAGCGATAATATTCTGGTTGATCTTGCGGTTTGTACAGGATATACCGTTTTCTATGTAGTAATATTGACACTTTTAAGACTTTTGTCCAAAGCAATAGTAAGTCTTATAAATGCTGAAGACAGTCACGGCAAAGTGTGTCTGAATAAAGAGATATGCGAGCAGAAAAACATCGGTGCAGCTCTGTTTTCCGTTACTCTTTCAGTTATATTTGTGTCTTTCATAAAGTATATTGATTTTATAGATATAATTGAAGGAGAAGGAGCAACCATATTAATAAAGGTTCTTCTGTTTATAGTGTTTGTCTTAATTGCATTGGTGTGCTACAGCATGGTTTTGAGAAGAAAGACTACTTTGTTTAAGGAAATATTTATAGACAATAATTCAGCTGCGGGCATTGGACTTTTGGGTTTTGTTTTTGCAGCACAGACAATTATTACAGGAATAATTGATGGATATGCAACTGACTTTGAAATAATTACAGTTGCCTTGGTAATCGCGGTTTGTCTTGCAATATACGGTATAATATCCATACTGTTCAAGAAGATTTTTACAGCCATAGTAAAGGTTGATGTATGGAATGAAATATATGAACAGAATAATGTAGGAGCAGCAGTGGGACAAGCTGCACTTTACGTTGGAATTGCCATGATAATAGTAAATTTCATAATGTAA